The sequence TTTTATAGAACTACCTGATGAATTTTCAACAGGCTCAAGTATTATGCCACAAAAGAAAAACCCTGATAGCTTAGAGTTGATAAGGGGTAAAACAGGTAGAGTATATGGTAATTTGTTTACACTTTTAACAGTGATGAAAGGTTTGCCACTTTCATATAATCGTGATATGCAAGAAGACAAAGAAGCGCTGTTTGACACAATTGATACTTGTTTAATGATTATTGATATACTATCAAGACTTATACCAAAAATTAAACTAAATATAGATGAGATTGAAAGATCTCTTGAAAAAGGCTTTATTACAGCAACTGATCTGGCTGATTACTTGAGCCTTAAAGGTTATCCATTTAGAGATGCTCACAAAATTGTTGGTTCAATTGTAGCATATGCTATAGCTCAAAACAAAACATTAAAAGAACTGACGCTTATAGAATACAAGCAATTTGCAGACCAGATTGAAGAAGATGTTTATGATTACTGTGAGCCTAAGCGCAGCGTAGACAAAAGAAAATCTTTTGGTGGCACTTCCAGAGCCAATGTATTGGAACAAATTGAAGAAGCACTTAAAAGTTTTGATGAAAAAAGCTCTCATGCAGATTTGTGCCCGAGATGTTCCTACCCGGTTAAAATATATAAAAATCCATCTTTGACTGTGGATTGTATAATAGAAAAACAAAACAAAGTCCTCCTTGTAAGCAGGAAAAATTATCCTTTTGGCTTTAGTTTACCAGGTGGTTTTGTAGATTACGGCGAAAGTGTAGAGCAAGCTGTAATCAGGGAAGTAAAAGAAGAAACAAGCCTTGATATTGTAGAGCCAAAGCTTTTTGGTGTTTACTCAGATCCAGCAAGAGATCCAAGAAGCCATACAGTAAGCGTTGTATTTTATGCCAAAGCAAGTGGCAACCCAAAAGCTTCAGATGATGCCAGGGATTTAGGATTTTTTGATTTGGATAATTTGCCAGACGAGATTGCATTTGACCACTTAAAAATTTTGAAAGATTACAATGAATTTAGAAAAAAGATATAACACCAAAGGTGAGTTGGTTGAAATTATTATTAATGAAGATTTTTGCAATATCGAAAATAAAAAAATAAAAATTGGCAATTCATATCATTTTCTTGCTATTGTAAAGATTTTAAATAACAGAAATATTTCAGATATTGACAGGTTTTTAAAACCATCATTATCTCACCTTTACGATCCTTTTTTATTAAGCGATATGGATTTGGCAGTAGCTCGTACTGTTAGAGCTCTCATTG is a genomic window of Desulfurella sp. containing:
- a CDS encoding NUDIX domain-containing protein — translated: MDCIIEKQNKVLLVSRKNYPFGFSLPGGFVDYGESVEQAVIREVKEETSLDIVEPKLFGVYSDPARDPRSHTVSVVFYAKASGNPKASDDARDLGFFDLDNLPDEIAFDHLKILKDYNEFRKKI